The genomic segment CGGCTAATCGTAGCCTTGTCTTTCGCGGATTTGTTCCCAATAGCGATCGCCTGAAGATTGCCACCGATGGCCGCAGTGCTAAAATCGCAGACCTGCGCCACTGTCCTAACGTCGAAGTTTGCTGGTACTTCAGCCTAACTCGAGAGCAATTTCGCATTAGTGGCTCGATTGCTATTGTGACTGAAGACAACAGCAACCCTGCTTGGCAACAGGAGAGAATTCAGCTCTGGCAAAACTTGAGCGCGGCATCTCGCCAACAGTTTGCTCGCCCCGAATGTGGAGCGTTGCGATCGCCAGATTGGGAGTTTGACCGAGACGCTCCCGATCCGGATTATCCTCTACCCCACTTTTATTTGTTATTGCTCGAGCCAAAAGAAGTCGAGCGTCTGGACTTGCAACTGAATCCACCGCCGCGCGATCGCTATCTTTGGCAACCGGGAGGCAGTTGGACTCACCAATCAGTAAATCCATAACCCAACTTTAAATCCCAGACCCATCTAAAAATTGCTCGATGGCTCGATCTTTTAAAGCACAACTCGTCCGTTTTTTCTCCAGTTCTTCCGAGACCAATGCCGACTCCTGGCCAAAACAAGGAGTAACGGTTTCCCAACTCGAAACCTCCGACATCGGCACTGAAGATGAAGAGTCTAAACCAGTTTTCTGCTGACTTTTGAGCGCGCTGACTTGGTCTTCTAACTGTTCGATGCGATCGATCAACGCACGGATCGTTTCCGCTTCCGCATCGGGCAACCGGCCGTGTTCGAGGGGATTGACGCGCACTCCAGAGCGATAAATAATTCGTCCGGGAATCCCGACCACCGTGCAGTCGGAAGGAACATCCCGCAACACCACAGATCCAGCACCAATGCGCACGTCATTCCCAATCAGGAGATTGCCAAGAACTTTTGCTCCTGCACCAACCACCACATTCTCCCCGAGGGTCGGGTGGCGTTTTCCGCTTTCTTTACCCGTTCCTCCCAGAGTGACGCCCTGATAAATGAGAGTATAGTCCCCAACAATGGCAGTTTCGCCAATAACCACGCCCATACCGTGATCGATAAACACTCCCTTTCCTATGGTCGCTCCCGGATGAATTTCGATCCCGGTAAGTAACCGAGCGATATGAGAGATCAGACGCGGAAAAAAGGGCAGACCCAGGTGATGAAGCCAATGAGCAAACCGGTGGAACAGAACGGCTTGAAGTCCGGGGTAGCAAAAAAGGACTTCCAGCCAGTTGCGAGCGGCAGGGTCGCGCTCGAAGATAATGCGAAAGTCGGCAACGAGATAACTTAACACGATATTAAAAGTATCCAAAGCTCGATCGAACTGCTTACTTCAGATTCTAGCGTTTCCCGCGCACCTTCACCGAAGGAATTCCGAACGGGCTAAGGTGGAAGAGGCCGCGATCTATCCTTTATTTATCGTTGCAGAGGAGGGAATGGATGCCGATATTGGTGCTGGTGGTTGTCTTGTGTGTCGGATGGTTGGGGAGCCAAATCCTCGCGTTAGAAGCAATTTCCCTATTGCGACTCCTCTTACCTCCATCTTGGGTGGGATTAATCGCCGTTCTCTCTATTGTAATTTGGTGTTTTGGGGAATGAGTGAGTCTACGAGCGGGAAACGATCGCTATTCTCCATCTGGCTCGACTAGTAGTACTTGACGATAGTGAGGCAGTTGCGGCGATCGCCATTCTTATAATAACCCAGAGAATAGCTGATAAAGTCGGTACAGTTTTTTATCATGTATATGCCTCGTCCTTTTTCGTCCCATAGGTCTGGCTCCCAATCGTATGCTTGTTGGACATCAAACCCTTGACCTCGGTCCCAAATACGGATGGTAACCGAATTATCGGTCAGAGTAACTTCAATATCAATGGGTGTTTCTGGCGGCAGAGACCGATGACCGTGTTTGATGGCATTGGTCAACGCTTCATAAAACGCCGTCGTACACTCCATGCGACTGTCTTTTGAAAGAGCTGCGATGGGTTGATAAAGACTTGCA from the Roseofilum casamattae BLCC-M143 genome contains:
- a CDS encoding Npun_F5749 family FMN-dependent PPOX-type flavoprotein codes for the protein MDNLPSWRSQLSLALENNKTRPESSYFQLATIRPDGRPANRSLVFRGFVPNSDRLKIATDGRSAKIADLRHCPNVEVCWYFSLTREQFRISGSIAIVTEDNSNPAWQQERIQLWQNLSAASRQQFARPECGALRSPDWEFDRDAPDPDYPLPHFYLLLLEPKEVERLDLQLNPPPRDRYLWQPGGSWTHQSVNP
- the cysE gene encoding serine O-acetyltransferase, with the protein product MLSYLVADFRIIFERDPAARNWLEVLFCYPGLQAVLFHRFAHWLHHLGLPFFPRLISHIARLLTGIEIHPGATIGKGVFIDHGMGVVIGETAIVGDYTLIYQGVTLGGTGKESGKRHPTLGENVVVGAGAKVLGNLLIGNDVRIGAGSVVLRDVPSDCTVVGIPGRIIYRSGVRVNPLEHGRLPDAEAETIRALIDRIEQLEDQVSALKSQQKTGLDSSSSVPMSEVSSWETVTPCFGQESALVSEELEKKRTSCALKDRAIEQFLDGSGI
- a CDS encoding ATP-binding protein, yielding MKYYLTSVPIARSKVRPLTLPRTAHLQVHSHTEVVPGASAWFASLYQPIAALSKDSRMECTTAFYEALTNAIKHGHRSLPPETPIDIEVTLTDNSVTIRIWDRGQGFDVQQAYDWEPDLWDEKGRGIYMIKNCTDFISYSLGYYKNGDRRNCLTIVKYY